From a single Brassica oleracea var. oleracea cultivar TO1000 chromosome C5, BOL, whole genome shotgun sequence genomic region:
- the LOC106343654 gene encoding MIP18 family protein At1g68310: protein MNSRLVNENPIVYPKKQGRVRTDQSNTDEYSAEPIDQLEIFNHIRDIKDPEHSELTLEDLRVITKESVEVDDAKSYVRVTLTPTLPHCHVPHLIGLCIYSKLLKSLPTRFKVDVRVAPGSHATEAAVNKQLGDKERIAAALESPYFVDLFN, encoded by the exons ATGAATTCTAGATTGGTTAATGAGAACCCAATTGTTTACCCTAAGAAACAAGGGCGTGTTCGTACTGATCAGAGCAACACGGATGAGTACTCTGCAGAGCCAATAGACCAGCTCGAGATTTTT AATCATATAAGAGACATCAAAGATCCAGAGCATTCTGAGCTTACACTAGAGGACCTCCGTGTGATTACAAAAGAATCTGTTGAAGTTGATGACGCCAAGAGTTACGTTAG AGTTACACTCACGCCAACTCTTCCACATTGTCACGTCCCCCACCTTATTGGCCTTTGTATCTACTCAAAACTTCTTAAAAGCCTTCCTACTCGATTCAAG GTCGATGTTAGAGTGGCACCAGGGAGTCACGCAACGGAGGCTGCAG TCAATAAACAATTAGGAGATAAGGAGCGTATAGCGGCAGCACTTGAGAGTCCCTACTTTGTGGATCTTTTCAACTAA
- the LOC106343934 gene encoding metallothionein-like protein type 2 produces MSCCGGNCGCGSGCKCGNGCGGCKMYPDLGFSGESTTTETFVFGVAPTMKNQHEASGEGVAENDACKCGSDCKCDPCTCK; encoded by the exons ATGTCTTGCTGTGGAGGAAACTGTGGTTGTGGATCTGGCTGCAAGTGCGGCAACGGTTGCGGAGG TTGCAAAATGTACCCGGACTTGGGCTTTTCCGGCGAGTCGACCACGACTGAGACTTTCGTCTTCGGCGTTGCACCCACAATGAAGAACCAGCACGAGGCTTCTGGCGAGGGTGTCGCTGAGAACGATGCATGCAAGTGTGGATCTGACTGCAAGTGTGATCCTTGCACCTGTAAATGA